One Dreissena polymorpha isolate Duluth1 chromosome 9, UMN_Dpol_1.0, whole genome shotgun sequence genomic window carries:
- the LOC127844632 gene encoding uncharacterized protein LOC127844632 encodes MTGLIYTVSKERFGLAEKKPEKPAPIISRRQRLIKQTRKELTSVKRQYRKAKEEEKVGLQQLRSTLREKLSTLNKAEQTRQRKRKRERQRARFIQNPYQFFKDILDNERSGTVESSMEDIEQHLRNVHSDLSREVPLGDCSRLEPEDPPETPLDTKEPSLSEVQHVVKKARTGSAPGPNDIPYRVYKMCPGILRKLWTLLRVIWRKGKIPDCWKRAEEIFAPKEKNSKNIGQVRTISLLNVEGKIFFAVLAKRLTKFLTDNNYVDTSIQKGGVPGFLGCVEHTSVLSQVIREARVNHDDLTVVWLDLDNAYGSITHKLIEKALEQYHVPEHVCNLVKDYYRGIKVRFAVGDKTTAWQSLEKGIVTGCTISVVLFVMGMNLIINAAKRETRGPKAATGIYLPPVKGFVDDLTLTAKTHIQARWMLSALEEAATWSRMRFKPRKSRALVIRKGQPTKKFNLTVQGEDIPSIMDCPIKCLGKWYDATLQDGNNIKRIKNQLIERLKQIDRSGLPGKFKAWLFQNGLLPRLMWPLILYEVATTVVEGLERTISRHLRKWLGVPPSFSNIGLYGRSNQLQLPLSSLVEKYKVAKARLVMTLKDSRDDMVRRAGVETRMGRKWSASQAVAQAESRLRHKDIVGTTAVGTQGLGSAESRSWKKAGSRTRREMVQAEVRLAEEEGRGIRAVAMGCQGAWTKWQTTGKKMTWADIWRSEPLRISFLLRSVYDLLPSPANLHSWGKRDDPTCQLCGKIGTLEHTLSSCQTALTQGRYRWRHDKVLQELADIVERERRKKGTVKETGKMQFVKEGETIKKQQTQAASILDRAQSWEMVVDLKRRLVFPSVVKTTQRPDMVIWSAKDKCLVMVELTVPWESRCDEAMERKTAKYADLQRECKEKGWQTWLFPVEVGVRGFPSKSLWRFFTALGLTGRDRKRGVNRLGDAAERASRWLWLRREERSWQPSTDT; translated from the coding sequence ATGACGGGCCTCATCTATACTGTAAGCAAAGAGAGGTTTGGCTTGGCTGAGAAGAAACCAGAGAAGCCAGCCCCAATCATCAGCAGAAGACAGAGGCTAATCAAACAGACCAGAAAGGAGCTTACAAGTGTAAAGAGGCAGTATAGAAAAGCCAAGGAAGAAGAGAAAGTAGGACTCCAACAGTTACGAAGCACATTACGAGAGAAACTGAGCACTCTTAACAAGGCTGAGCAAACAAGACAGAGGAAAAGGAAGAGGGAGAGGCAGAGAGCTAGATTCATCCAGAATCCATACCAGTTCTTCAAAGACATCCTTGACAACGAACGATCAGGAACAGTAGAGAGCAGTATGGAGGACATAGAACAGCACTTACGCAATGTCCACAGTGATCTTTCACGGGAGGTTCCACTGGGTGACTGTTCAAGGCTAGAACCAGAAGACCCACCAGAAACTCCTTTGGACACAAAGGAGCCATCATTGTCTGAGGTACAGCACGTGGTGAAGAAAGCGAGGACAGGCTCAGCCCCAGGCCCGAATGACATTCCTTATCGTGTCTATAAGATGTGCCCAGGCATACTTCGGAAACTATGGACCCTACTTAGAGTTATTTGGAGAAAGGGAAAAATCCCGGATTGCTGGAAGAGAGCGGAGGAAATATTCGCCCCAAAGGAGAAGAACTCGAAGAATATTGGTCAGGTCCGGACCATTTCTCTGCTCAACGTTGAGGGGAAGATATTCTTTGCAGTCCTAGCCAAGCGACTGACAAAGTTCCTGACTGACAACAACTACGTTGATACGTCAATTCAGAAGGGTGGAGTTCCCGGATTTTTAGGATGCGTCGAGCATACCAGTGTTCTCAGCCAAGTGATCCGGGAAGCACGAGTGAACCATGATGACCTGACTGTAGTGTGGCTAGACCTTGACAACGCTTATGGATCAATAACCCACAAGTTGATTGAGAAGGCACTTGAGCAATATCATGTACCAGAACACGTTTGTAACCTGGTAAAAGACTACTACAGAGGCATTAAGGTACGCTTTGCTGTGGGAGACAAGACAACAGCATGGCAAAGCTTGGAGAAAGGCATTGTCACAGGATGCACAATCTCTGTGGTCCTGTTTGTGATGGGTATGAACCTCATCATCAATGCAGCGAAGAGAGAGACACGTGGTCCAAAAGCAGCAACAGGAATCTACCTACCTCCAGTTAAGGGATTCGTGGATGACCTCACTCTGACAGCAAAGACCCACATTCAGGCAAGGTGGATGCTTTCGGCCCTAGAAGAGGCAGCAACTTGGTCCAGAATGAGGTTCAAACCCAGAAAGTCCAGAGCACTTGTTATCAGGAAAGGCCAACCTACCAAGAAATTCAATCTGACAGTGCAAGGTGAGGACATACCATCGATAATGGACTGCCCCATTAAATGCCTTGGGAAGTGGTATGATGCTACACTCCAAGATGGGAACAACATCAAGCGCATCAAGAACCAGCTCATTGAAAGGCTGAAGCAGATTGACAGAAGCGGACTACCTGGCAAATTCAAGGCCTGGTTATTCCAGAATGGACTTCTCCCACGACTGATGTGGCCACTGATTCTTTATGAGGTGGCAACAACAGTGGTGGAAGGACTGGAGAGAACCATTAGTAGGCATTTGCGAAAGTGGCTTGGCGTACCACCCAGCTTCAGCAACATTGGGCTCTATGGACGATCAAATCAACTACAGCTCCCATTGAGTTCGTTGGTGGAGAAGTACAAGGTGGCAAAGGCCAGACTTGTCATGACGCTGAAAGATTCAAGGGATGACATGGTCCGAAGAGCAGGTGTTGAGACCAGGATGGGAAGAAAGTGGTCCGCTAGCCAGGCTGTAGCGCAAGCCGAGAGCCGCCTGCGACACAAAGACATTGTGGGAACAACGGCAGTGGGAACACAAGGTCTGGGCTCTGCGGAGTCGAGGAGCTGGAAGAAGGCGGGCAGTAGGACAAGGAGGGAGATGGTCCAGGCAGAGGTACGTCTGGCCGAAGAAGAAGGTAGAGGCATAAGGGCAGTGGCAATGGGGTGCCAGGGTGCTTGGACAAAGTGGCAGACTACAGGAAAGAAGATGACATGGGCGGATATCTGGCGTAGCGAACCTCTGCGCATCAGTTTCCTGCTCAGGTCAGTCTACGACCTGCTACCTTCACCAGCAAACCTGCACAGTTGGGGAAAACGTGACGACCCAACCTGCCAACTTTGCGGAAAGATAGGCACGCTAGAACATACACTATCGTCTTGCCAGACAGCCCTTACACAAGGAAGatacaggtggagacacgacaaGGTCCTCCAAGAACTGGCAGACATAGTGGAAAGGGAGAGGCGAAAGAAGGGGACTGTGAAAGAGACCGGGAAGATGCAGTTTGTTAAGGAAGGGGAAACCATCAAGAAGCAGCAGACGCAAGCAGCATCGATCCTAGATCGTGCCCAGTCATGGGAGATGGTTGTTGACCTGAAACGAAGGCTGGTTTTCCCAAGTGTAGTCAAGACAACACAACGCCCCGACATGGTGATTTGGTCGGCAAAGGACAAGTGTCTGGTGATGGTTGAACTCACAGTTCCTTGGGAGTCGCGCTGTGATGAGGCGATGGAGAGGAAAACGGCAAAATACGCTGATCTGCAGAGGGAATGCAAGGAGAAGGGGTGGCAGACGTGGCTATTCCCAGTGGAGGTCGGCGTCCGAGGCTTTCCGTCAAAGTCTCTCTGGAGATTTTTCACTGCACTTGGCCTGACAGGAAGAGACAGAAAGCGAGGGGTCAACAGACTTGGGGATGCAGCGGAGAGAGCATCGAGATGGCTTTGGCTAAGGAGAGAAGAGAGGAGCTGGCAGCCGTCTACTGACACGTAG